From a region of the Arachis ipaensis cultivar K30076 chromosome B09, Araip1.1, whole genome shotgun sequence genome:
- the LOC107616269 gene encoding uncharacterized protein LOC107616269 — protein MSNVAVAAHMKTEAITEHWFGEEAEERVKFVCENPLDVVIPFTISFEELKGMICEKIDSERARKISCILYRYPITVFGGFFQFQTKYVMDEPSMQEMFSMYIENRGQMSFIELYVEFEQSEADRNILQEDYNSDSEEEFESNYEVVGPDVDEDQGDGTMAPDVTEVANALANEGLFEEPSFMRVLDLEAMHVAEFPEYMSAEIPIVADGEFAVGMEFSSREAVIKAIKEYIIRRSVDYRVYKSEPLTFYAKCTQYGSGGTISQDHSKLDSITIAEAIKPLVEADPSLKVKSVIEEVQSKFNYTVSYRKAWLAKQRAVEKTFGGWEASYEALPIWAFRHCKPVVQVDGTHLYEKYKGCLLVAVSQDGNNNIVPIAFAIVEGETSDAWHFFLSNQRQHVVTRDVVERSNEAWSPPRAFHMFCIRHIESNFLRKFKAPYLQKLVVNIGYSRTVREYEVRYQHLREQGKAYTDWLNRIPREQYALHLMVATDGVT, from the exons GAGTTAAATTTGTTTGTGAAAATCCATTAGATGTTGTTATTCCTTTCACAATCTCATTTGAAGAGCTCAAAGGTATGATCTGTGAAAAGATTGACTCTGAGAGGGCAAGAAAAATATCTTGTATTCTGTACAGATATCCCATAACGGTGTTTGGTGGATTCTTccaatttcaaaccaaatatgtgATGGACGAACCgagcatgcaagagatgttttcgATGTATATTGAAAACCGGGGTCAGATGTCGTTcatcgagttgtatgttgagtttgaacagtCTGAGGCCGATCGGAATATTTTACAAGAAGATtacaatagtgacagtgaagaagaATTCGAAAGCAACTACGAAGTTGTTGGACCAGACGTAGATGAAGATCAAGGTGACGGAACTATGGCTCCGGATGTGACAGAGGTGGCAAATGCACTCGCAAACGAAGGGCTGTTTGAGGAGCCTTCATTCATGCGAGTTTTggatttggaagccatgcatgtaGCGGAGTTTCCGGAATATATGAGTGCAG AAATTCCTATTgtcgcagatggtgaatttgccGTTGGTATGGAATTCAGTTCCAGGGAAGCAGTTATCAAGGCGATAAAAGAGTATATCATACGACGAAGTGTAGACTACCGGGTGTACAAGTCTGAGCCGTTGACATTTTATGCCAAGTGTACACAGTATGGGTCAGG AGGCACCATTTCACAGGATCATTCGAAGCTGGATTCTAtcacaattgcagaagcaataaagccgttGGTTGAGGCTGACCCCTCCTTGAAGGTAAAATCAGTGATAGAAGAAGTGCAATCGAAGTTCAACTACACCGTTAGTTATCGGAAGGCGTGGTTGGCTAAGCAAAGGGCAGTAGAAAAAACATTTGGAGGTTGGGAAGCATCGTACGAAGCGTTGcctatatg GGCATTCAGACATTGTAAGCCAGTTGTCCAGGTGGATGGCACTCACTTGTACGAAAAGTATAAGGGTTGTCTACTAGTGGCAGTTTCACAAGATGGCAACAATAATATCGTCCCAATTGCGTTTGCTATtgtggagggagagacttctgatgcatGGCACTTTTTTCTTAGTAACCAGCGTCAACATGTTGTCACTCGGGATG TTGTGGAACGCAGTAACGAAGCTTGGTCACCTCCTAGAGCGTTTCATATGTTTTGCATCAGGCATATAGAGTCAaattttctgaggaagttcaaggCACCATATCTGCAGAAACTGGTCGTCAACATAG GATATTCGCGGACAGTGCGGGAGTACGAAGTGCGTTACCAGCATTTACGGGAACAGGGCAAGGCGTATACTGACTGGTTAAACCGAATTCCTCGTGAACAGTACGCACTGCATTTGATGGTGGCTACCGATggggtcacatga